A part of Variovorax sp. HW608 genomic DNA contains:
- the glnE gene encoding bifunctional [glutamate--ammonia ligase]-adenylyl-L-tyrosine phosphorylase/[glutamate--ammonia-ligase] adenylyltransferase, producing MTASPQPGSTHPHPVSHRPSSPSSFPSPVSGHSRFVQRLRRRYAAELSLLPPGAPVLAHMAAAYESLRGRGDNAADALRIVRQLVMERLITLDCDEEAPLAVVTTAVTELAEFALDIACHEACAELDAMHGAPLGENGERAQLWVVGMGKLGARELNVSSDIDLIYLYDQDGETAGDVDGRGRLSNHEYFARAVKRIYALVGDTTAHGFVFRIDLALRPNGNSGPSVVSLDALEEYFQVQGREWERFAWLKSRVVAPRSVVTGGSAQGLRGVVLPFVFRRYLDYSVFDSLRTLHRQIREQASRRSAGRPERANDVKLSRGGIREIEFTVQLLQVVRGGQFPELRTRPTLDALQRLARANLMPQETADALASAYEFLRRVEHRIQYLDDQQTHVLPVNDDDVRWIAETLGYPDCCAFLAQLDTHRELVAQEFDKLLGGKAPCKGCNGNGRSAPSTELSDLIEELPEAFAERIKAWCDNPRILALRDETRARLRQLVQRTGQWLREPDSEAPGKVGHHAEGALRWANWIEPLLRRENYIALLVERPAVQERLLRLLGSAKWPARYLMQHPGVIDELASDEMLSGRFVVSEFERELEARRASLTRTGEADEERLLNLLRHAHHAEVFRTLARDVDGRITVEQVADDLSALADSVLRVTARWCWPHLRNPHREEPQFAIIGYGKLGGKELGYGSDLDIVFVYDDDDERAGEVYAAYVRKLINWLTVQTREGDLFEIDTALRPNGNSGLLTTSFEAYEKYQLGRGSNTAWTWEHQAMTRARFVLGDASLGERFDRVREAVITAPRDRDALKAEIVAMREKVRASRPVKPDRFDVKHSAGGMVDAEFAVQFLLLAAAKDHPELIPNVGNIALLLRAEEAGLLPEGIGRQAAAAYRELRRVQHRARLNEEPTQVPLDALVPEREAMLALWKAVFG from the coding sequence ATGACTGCCAGCCCCCAACCGGGTTCCACCCACCCCCACCCCGTGTCGCATCGGCCATCGTCACCCTCCAGCTTCCCCTCGCCCGTCTCGGGCCATTCGCGTTTCGTGCAGCGGCTGCGCCGTCGCTATGCCGCGGAGCTCTCGTTGCTGCCGCCGGGCGCGCCGGTGCTGGCGCACATGGCCGCGGCCTACGAATCCCTTCGCGGCCGCGGGGACAATGCGGCCGACGCGCTGCGCATCGTGCGCCAGCTCGTCATGGAGCGGCTCATCACGCTCGATTGCGATGAAGAGGCGCCGCTGGCGGTCGTGACCACCGCAGTGACCGAGCTCGCCGAGTTCGCGCTCGACATCGCCTGCCACGAGGCCTGCGCCGAACTCGATGCGATGCACGGCGCGCCGCTCGGCGAGAACGGCGAGCGCGCCCAGCTCTGGGTCGTGGGCATGGGCAAGCTCGGCGCACGCGAGCTCAACGTGTCGAGCGACATCGACCTCATCTACCTGTACGACCAGGACGGCGAGACCGCCGGCGACGTCGACGGGCGCGGCAGGCTGTCCAACCACGAGTACTTCGCGCGGGCGGTCAAGCGCATCTATGCGCTCGTCGGCGACACCACGGCGCACGGCTTCGTGTTCCGCATCGACCTCGCGCTGCGGCCCAACGGCAATTCCGGGCCCAGCGTGGTCTCGCTCGACGCGCTGGAAGAGTATTTCCAGGTCCAGGGCCGCGAATGGGAGCGCTTCGCGTGGCTCAAGAGCCGCGTGGTCGCGCCGCGCTCGGTGGTGACCGGCGGCTCCGCGCAGGGGCTGCGCGGCGTGGTCCTGCCTTTCGTGTTCCGCCGCTATCTCGATTACAGCGTGTTCGATTCGCTGCGCACGCTGCACCGCCAGATCCGCGAGCAGGCCTCGCGCCGCAGCGCGGGCCGTCCCGAACGCGCGAACGACGTCAAGCTGTCGCGCGGCGGCATCCGCGAGATCGAGTTCACCGTGCAACTGCTGCAGGTGGTGCGCGGCGGCCAGTTTCCCGAGCTTCGCACCCGCCCGACCCTCGATGCGCTGCAACGCCTCGCGCGCGCCAACCTGATGCCGCAGGAGACGGCCGACGCCCTGGCGTCAGCCTATGAATTCCTGCGCCGGGTGGAGCACCGCATCCAGTACCTGGACGACCAGCAGACGCACGTGCTGCCGGTCAACGACGACGACGTGCGGTGGATCGCAGAGACGCTCGGCTATCCGGACTGCTGCGCCTTTCTCGCCCAGCTCGACACGCATCGCGAACTGGTCGCGCAGGAATTCGACAAGCTGCTCGGCGGCAAGGCGCCCTGCAAGGGCTGCAACGGCAACGGGCGCAGCGCGCCCTCCACCGAGCTCTCCGACCTGATCGAGGAACTGCCCGAGGCTTTCGCCGAACGCATCAAGGCCTGGTGCGACAACCCGCGAATCCTGGCGCTGCGCGACGAGACGCGCGCGCGGCTGCGCCAACTGGTGCAGCGCACCGGCCAGTGGCTGCGCGAGCCCGACAGCGAAGCGCCCGGCAAGGTCGGCCACCACGCCGAGGGCGCGCTGCGCTGGGCCAATTGGATCGAGCCCTTGCTGCGGCGCGAGAACTACATCGCGCTCCTGGTCGAGCGGCCCGCGGTGCAGGAACGCCTGCTGCGCCTGCTGGGCTCGGCGAAATGGCCTGCGCGCTATCTCATGCAGCACCCGGGCGTCATCGACGAGCTCGCGAGCGACGAGATGCTGTCGGGCCGTTTCGTGGTCTCGGAGTTCGAGCGCGAACTGGAGGCGCGCCGCGCGTCGCTCACGCGCACCGGCGAGGCCGACGAGGAGCGCCTTTTGAATCTGCTGCGCCACGCCCATCACGCCGAGGTGTTCCGCACGCTCGCGCGCGACGTCGATGGCCGCATCACGGTCGAGCAGGTGGCCGACGACCTGAGCGCACTCGCCGATTCGGTGCTGCGCGTGACCGCGCGCTGGTGCTGGCCCCATCTGCGCAACCCGCACCGCGAAGAGCCGCAGTTCGCGATCATCGGCTACGGGAAACTGGGCGGCAAGGAACTGGGCTACGGCAGCGACCTCGACATCGTCTTCGTCTACGACGATGACGACGAGCGCGCGGGCGAGGTCTATGCAGCCTATGTGCGCAAGCTGATCAACTGGCTCACGGTGCAGACGCGCGAAGGCGACCTGTTCGAGATCGACACCGCCCTCAGGCCCAACGGCAACTCGGGCCTGCTCACGACCAGCTTCGAGGCCTACGAGAAATACCAGCTCGGCCGCGGCAGCAACACCGCATGGACCTGGGAGCACCAGGCCATGACGCGCGCGCGCTTCGTGCTGGGCGATGCGTCGCTGGGCGAGCGCTTCGATCGCGTTCGCGAGGCCGTCATCACCGCACCGCGCGACCGCGACGCGCTCAAGGCCGAGATCGTCGCGATGCGCGAGAAGGTGCGCGCGTCGCGCCCGGTGAAGCCCGATCGCTTCGACGTCAAGCACAGCGCCGGCGGCATGGTGGATGCCGAGTTCGCGGTGCAGTTCCTGCTGCTGGCGGCGGCCAAGGACCATCCGGAACTGATCCCCAACGTCGGCAACATCGCGCTGCTGCTGCGCGCGGAAGAGGCCGGCCTGCTGCCCGAAGGCATCGGCCGGCAGGCGGCCGCAGCGTATCGCGAGTTGCGCCGGGTGCAGCATCGGGCGCGGCTCAACGAGGAGCCGACGCAGGTGCCGCTCGATGCGCTCGTGCCCGAGCGCGAAGCCATGCTGGCATTGTGGAAGGCAGTCTTTGGCTGA
- a CDS encoding septal ring lytic transglycosylase RlpA family protein: MAEAQRRSSQRTLALIAGATLLFLAGCASGPRAGRDGAEANPPGNLAQVPDAEPRIEAIRSNGGTSKPYVVMGRSYAPIVDDRPFRETGLASWYGTKFHRQSTASGEPYDMYAMTAAHKTLPLPSYVRVRNPANGREAIVRVNDRGPFRDDRIIDLSYTAALKLDLLRGVAPVEIERITNEDIRTGAWRRGNADPDATQFAQRTAPAAGPVQVAASAESVAVPVALTAPVAATPGVETMEVSALPPMAPLDAPAAAPRDASPLPAGSAPASPSAGFWVQLGAFSQRDGAVRFQQQVARQLPALAPSLNVFSERGTHRLQAGPYASRDLARDAAEQVRNGLHLAPVVVEKK; encoded by the coding sequence TTGGCTGAGGCGCAGCGACGCTCATCCCAGCGCACCCTGGCGTTGATTGCCGGGGCGACGCTTCTCTTTCTCGCCGGCTGCGCAAGCGGCCCACGCGCCGGCCGCGACGGCGCCGAGGCCAACCCGCCCGGCAATCTCGCCCAGGTTCCCGATGCGGAGCCGCGCATCGAGGCCATCCGAAGCAACGGCGGCACCAGCAAGCCGTATGTGGTGATGGGCAGGTCGTACGCGCCCATCGTGGACGACCGGCCCTTCCGCGAGACCGGGCTCGCATCGTGGTACGGGACCAAGTTCCATCGCCAGTCGACCGCGAGCGGCGAGCCCTACGACATGTACGCGATGACGGCGGCGCACAAGACCTTGCCGCTGCCGAGCTACGTGCGGGTGCGCAATCCGGCCAACGGGCGCGAGGCGATCGTGCGTGTGAACGACCGCGGGCCGTTTCGCGACGATCGGATCATCGACCTGAGCTACACCGCGGCGCTCAAGCTCGACCTGCTGCGCGGGGTCGCGCCCGTGGAGATCGAGCGCATCACGAACGAGGACATCCGCACCGGTGCGTGGCGGCGCGGCAACGCCGACCCGGACGCGACGCAGTTCGCGCAGCGGACGGCACCCGCGGCGGGGCCCGTGCAGGTCGCGGCGTCGGCGGAGAGTGTCGCCGTGCCCGTGGCCCTGACCGCGCCGGTGGCGGCCACGCCAGGCGTGGAAACGATGGAAGTCTCGGCGCTGCCGCCGATGGCGCCGCTCGACGCGCCGGCGGCGGCGCCACGGGATGCCTCGCCGCTGCCCGCCGGATCAGCGCCTGCAAGCCCATCAGCAGGGTTCTGGGTGCAGCTCGGCGCCTTCAGCCAGCGCGATGGCGCGGTGCGCTTTCAGCAGCAGGTCGCGCGCCAACTGCCCGCCCTGGCGCCGTCCCTCAATGTATTCAGCGAGCGCGGCACGCATCGCCTGCAGGCCGGCCCCTATGCCTCGCGCGACCTCGCGCGCGACGCCGCCGAGCAGGTCCGCAACGGCCTCCACCTCGCGCCCGTCGTCGTCGAAAAGAAATAG
- a CDS encoding ferritin — MLYPELFRQLESVRWDMDKDIPWQSFDGTLLSEEQAQTIKMNAITEWAALPATEMFLRDNRHDSDFSAFMSIWFFEEQKHSLVLMEYLKRFSPQHAPTEQELHDVRFDFDPAPPLETLMLHFCGEIRLNHWYRRAAEWHTEPVIKHIYTTLSQDEARHGGAYLRYMRRALEKFGDDARAAFTKVGVLMASARRTAQALHPTNLHVNKALFPKDTIQSRVPDPNWLEHWLDKQIKFDAVWETKVGDRILHNLSLLMNRSFKTVQELNRYRKELAASLGPKPEYQGA; from the coding sequence ATGCTGTACCCGGAACTCTTCAGACAACTCGAATCCGTCCGTTGGGACATGGACAAGGACATTCCGTGGCAGTCGTTCGACGGGACGCTTCTTTCCGAAGAACAGGCCCAGACCATCAAGATGAACGCGATCACGGAGTGGGCGGCGCTGCCCGCCACCGAGATGTTCCTGCGGGACAACCGGCACGACAGTGATTTTTCCGCGTTCATGTCGATCTGGTTCTTCGAGGAGCAAAAGCACTCGCTGGTGCTGATGGAATACCTGAAGCGCTTCAGCCCGCAGCACGCGCCGACCGAGCAGGAGCTGCACGACGTGCGCTTCGACTTCGATCCGGCCCCGCCGCTCGAAACGCTGATGCTGCACTTCTGCGGCGAGATCCGCCTCAACCACTGGTATCGCCGCGCGGCCGAGTGGCACACCGAGCCGGTCATCAAGCACATCTACACCACGCTCAGCCAGGACGAAGCCCGCCATGGCGGCGCCTACCTGCGCTACATGCGGCGCGCGCTCGAGAAGTTCGGCGACGACGCACGAGCCGCCTTCACCAAGGTCGGCGTGCTCATGGCCAGCGCGCGCCGCACCGCGCAGGCGCTGCATCCGACCAACCTGCACGTCAACAAGGCGCTGTTCCCCAAGGACACCATCCAGAGCCGCGTGCCCGATCCGAACTGGCTCGAGCACTGGCTCGACAAGCAGATCAAGTTCGACGCCGTCTGGGAAACCAAGGTCGGCGACCGCATCCTGCACAACCTCAGCCTGCTCATGAACCGCAGCTTCAAGACGGTGCAGGAGCTCAACCGCTACCGCAAGGAACTCGCCGCCTCGCTCGGCCCCAAGCCCGAGTACCAGGGCGCCTGA
- a CDS encoding glutathione peroxidase, with amino-acid sequence MTVAAQDATPPACPAILQHTFPRLQDEKPQALCQYAGKVVLVVNTASFCSFTPQYKGLEALDSKYRSRGLVVLGFPSNDFAQESGSNKQIADFCENTFGVKFPMFTKSSVRGPGANPLFKQLAQASGTTPKWNFYKYLIARDGKVVESYSSLTSPDDRGFIRDVEKQLATTPN; translated from the coding sequence ATGACCGTCGCTGCCCAGGACGCGACGCCGCCCGCCTGCCCCGCGATCCTGCAGCACACCTTCCCGCGGCTGCAGGACGAAAAGCCCCAGGCCCTGTGCCAATACGCCGGGAAGGTCGTGCTGGTGGTGAACACCGCGAGCTTCTGCAGCTTCACGCCCCAGTACAAGGGGCTGGAAGCGCTCGACAGCAAGTACCGCTCGCGCGGGCTGGTGGTGCTGGGCTTTCCTTCGAACGACTTCGCGCAGGAGTCGGGCTCGAACAAGCAGATCGCCGATTTCTGCGAAAACACCTTCGGCGTCAAGTTTCCGATGTTCACCAAGAGCTCGGTGCGGGGACCCGGCGCGAACCCGCTGTTCAAGCAGTTGGCCCAGGCTTCGGGAACCACGCCGAAGTGGAATTTCTACAAGTACCTGATCGCGCGCGACGGCAAGGTCGTCGAGTCCTATTCGAGCCTCACGTCGCCCGACGACCGGGGCTTCATCCGCGATGTGGAGAAGCAGCTCGCGACTACACCGAATTGA
- a CDS encoding glutathione S-transferase N-terminal domain-containing protein, whose product MKLIGSAASPYVRKVRVVMAEKRLDYQFVIEDVWSDDTTISSANPLGKVPCLIMDGSEAMFDSRVIVEYLDTLSPVGKLIPQQSRERAEVKTWEALADGVMDAGVLWRLELTWAHRSEGERSQAWIDRQRAKVLAGIAAMSKGLGDKPFCSGIHLSLSDIAVGCALGWIGYRFPEIDWRGDHTNLAKLYDKLMLRPSFADTLP is encoded by the coding sequence ATGAAACTGATCGGATCCGCTGCCAGCCCTTACGTGCGCAAAGTGCGCGTGGTCATGGCCGAGAAGCGGCTCGACTACCAGTTCGTGATCGAAGACGTCTGGTCTGACGACACCACGATTTCCAGCGCCAATCCGCTCGGCAAGGTCCCTTGCCTGATCATGGACGGCAGCGAAGCGATGTTCGATTCGCGCGTGATCGTCGAGTACCTCGACACGCTGTCGCCGGTCGGCAAGCTGATTCCGCAGCAGAGCCGCGAGCGCGCCGAGGTCAAGACCTGGGAAGCGCTGGCCGATGGCGTGATGGATGCCGGCGTGCTGTGGCGCCTCGAGCTCACCTGGGCGCATCGCAGCGAGGGCGAGCGCAGCCAGGCCTGGATCGATCGTCAGCGCGCCAAGGTCCTTGCCGGCATTGCCGCGATGTCCAAGGGCTTGGGCGACAAGCCCTTTTGCAGCGGCATCCACCTGAGCCTGTCCGACATCGCGGTCGGTTGCGCGCTCGGATGGATCGGCTATCGCTTCCCCGAAATCGACTGGCGCGGTGACCACACGAACCTTGCCAAGCTCTACGACAAGCTGATGCTGCGCCCGAGCTTCGCCGACACCCTGCCCTGA
- a CDS encoding YjgN family protein codes for MESGTPAAGAIQRHPIEFTATGSEYFRIWIVNLLLTLVTLGLYLPWAKVRKLQYFYRNTWVDGDALDFHGDPRKMLRGTMIAAAFLIVYSVGSRFSGWAALLAAIAFVGLWPVLFRAALRFRLANTSWRGLRFRFTGDAAGAYACMLPPLALLLLPVALMGAMAPAGRGQPDAPPPAASALVGLGMLAFFAALPYFLWRIRRYQHGNYAFGKLQTRLEADLGVLYGIFIKLIGIGLVVMVVLAGLAFMFILFGRRAGMGAGYFVAMALVGIGSILMLNILPKSYLQVRLQNLIWSRTGNDLLRFKSELPLGVYLGLQCRNYLLIFLTLGLYWPFAVVNTRRAQLEAVELRTRIGLDQITQAAGHESPGAVGDMAADLFGMDIGM; via the coding sequence ATGGAATCAGGCACACCTGCCGCGGGCGCCATACAGCGCCATCCGATCGAGTTCACGGCGACGGGAAGCGAGTATTTCCGCATCTGGATCGTGAATCTGCTCCTGACGCTGGTCACGCTCGGGCTCTACCTGCCGTGGGCCAAGGTGCGCAAGCTTCAGTATTTCTATCGAAACACCTGGGTCGACGGCGATGCGCTCGACTTCCACGGCGATCCGCGCAAGATGCTGCGCGGAACGATGATCGCGGCCGCGTTCCTCATCGTCTACTCGGTCGGGAGCAGGTTCTCGGGCTGGGCCGCATTGCTGGCGGCGATCGCGTTCGTCGGGTTGTGGCCGGTACTTTTCCGCGCCGCGCTGCGCTTTCGCCTGGCCAACACGAGCTGGCGCGGCCTGCGGTTCCGCTTCACCGGCGACGCGGCCGGCGCCTACGCCTGCATGCTTCCGCCACTCGCGCTGTTGCTGCTTCCGGTTGCGCTCATGGGCGCGATGGCGCCCGCCGGTCGGGGCCAGCCCGACGCACCCCCACCAGCGGCATCCGCCCTTGTCGGTTTGGGCATGCTGGCCTTCTTCGCGGCCCTGCCCTATTTCCTGTGGCGCATCCGGCGCTATCAACACGGCAACTATGCCTTCGGCAAGCTGCAGACGCGGCTCGAGGCAGACCTCGGCGTGCTCTACGGCATCTTCATCAAGCTGATCGGCATCGGCCTCGTGGTGATGGTGGTGCTGGCCGGGCTGGCCTTCATGTTCATCCTGTTCGGCCGGCGCGCCGGAATGGGCGCCGGGTATTTCGTCGCGATGGCCCTGGTTGGCATCGGCAGCATCCTGATGCTGAACATCCTGCCCAAGTCCTACCTCCAGGTGCGACTCCAGAACCTGATCTGGTCGCGAACCGGCAACGACCTGCTGCGGTTCAAGAGCGAGCTGCCGCTGGGCGTGTATCTCGGCCTGCAGTGCAGGAACTACCTGCTGATCTTCCTCACGCTCGGCCTCTACTGGCCGTTCGCGGTGGTGAATACGCGCCGGGCGCAGCTCGAAGCGGTCGAGCTGCGCACGCGCATCGGTCTCGACCAGATCACCCAGGCCGCCGGGCACGAGAGCCCGGGCGCGGTGGGCGACATGGCCGCCGACCTGTTCGGCATGGACATCGGGATGTGA
- a CDS encoding M48 family metallopeptidase, with amino-acid sequence MTTLDVRFFDGHSSRPHAARLRVQDGVLTVEPLAGEDFAPVSMPSRQIRWPERTRHGGRIAQLPHGATVQAIDVPAWDAWTAQLGHRESWVVRAQQSWRGVLVAFFLVIVAGAAMYQWALPWAARGITGVVPQRVDALIGAQVLESLDDSLLLPSELPAQDRERIRHAFARMVQAAHPEDAPPWQLEFRRGRDERLGPNALALPGGTIVLTDELVRLMPDDDDAVLGVLGHEFGHVRLRHAMRQLVQASAVGLAASAAFGDYGTFITSAPVLLATLGYSRDAEREADAESLRLMRSSGIPPRAMADFFQAIEEWRQTRQRGEKDDVDFIGLAFSTHPATAERIAFFRDATAD; translated from the coding sequence GTGACGACGCTCGACGTCCGCTTCTTCGATGGCCACAGCAGCCGGCCGCACGCGGCGCGGCTGCGCGTGCAGGATGGCGTGCTCACGGTCGAGCCCCTGGCTGGCGAAGACTTCGCGCCGGTCAGCATGCCCAGCCGGCAGATCCGCTGGCCGGAGCGGACGCGCCACGGCGGGCGGATCGCGCAGCTCCCGCACGGCGCCACCGTCCAGGCCATCGACGTACCGGCCTGGGACGCATGGACCGCGCAGCTCGGCCACCGCGAAAGCTGGGTGGTGCGGGCGCAGCAGAGTTGGCGTGGCGTGCTGGTGGCTTTTTTCCTGGTGATCGTGGCGGGCGCAGCGATGTACCAGTGGGCCTTGCCGTGGGCGGCGCGCGGAATCACCGGGGTGGTGCCGCAGCGGGTCGATGCGCTGATCGGCGCGCAGGTCCTGGAATCACTGGACGATTCGCTGCTGCTGCCCAGCGAACTGCCGGCGCAGGACCGGGAACGCATTCGCCATGCCTTCGCCCGCATGGTGCAGGCCGCCCATCCGGAAGACGCGCCCCCATGGCAGCTCGAGTTCCGGCGCGGCCGCGACGAGCGGCTGGGACCCAACGCGCTGGCGCTGCCGGGCGGCACGATCGTGCTGACCGACGAACTGGTCCGCCTGATGCCGGACGACGATGACGCGGTGCTGGGCGTGCTGGGGCACGAGTTCGGCCACGTGCGCCTTCGGCACGCGATGCGGCAACTGGTGCAGGCGTCGGCGGTCGGGCTGGCGGCCTCGGCGGCCTTCGGCGACTACGGCACCTTCATCACCTCCGCGCCCGTGCTTCTGGCCACGCTCGGCTATTCGCGCGATGCGGAGCGCGAAGCGGATGCCGAATCGCTGCGCCTGATGCGCAGCAGCGGGATCCCGCCGAGGGCGATGGCGGACTTCTTCCAGGCCATCGAAGAATGGCGGCAAACCCGGCAGCGCGGCGAAAAAGACGACGTCGACTTCATCGGCCTGGCGTTCTCGACGCACCCGGCCACGGCAGAGCGAATCGCCTTCTTCCGGGACGCCACGGCCGACTGA
- the purB gene encoding adenylosuccinate lyase, whose product MSFSTVSALSPLDGRYAAKLAALRPLMSEQGYMHRRVQVEVAWFIALSDCGFAEFKPLTGGARKYLLGLVSNFSEADAIAIKQIEKTTNHDVKAVEYWIKSKFEARPELLAASEFVHFACTSEDINNTSHALQIQAAREKVVLPAIDGIITTLREMAIKFADVSMLSRTHGQTASPTTVGKELANVTVRLAKARDQIAAVKLLGKMNGAVGNYNAHMAAWPDFDWEGFSRKVVETPAPLGLGLTFQPYSIQIEPHDYMAEFFDAVARLNTILVDFSRDIWGYVSLGYFKQRLKKGEIGSSTMPHKVNPIDFENAEGNLGLANALLRHLSEKLPISRWQRDLTDSTVLRNVGVALGYATLAYASLTTGLGKLELNEEALAEDLDASWEVLAEPIQTVMRRFGVQGAYEQLKEVTRGKTVTAEALHQLIRSLDIPEGEKERLLAMTPASYTGKAAELARRA is encoded by the coding sequence ATGAGTTTCTCCACTGTCTCCGCCCTTTCCCCGCTCGACGGCCGCTATGCGGCCAAGCTGGCGGCCCTGCGTCCACTGATGAGCGAGCAGGGCTACATGCACCGGCGCGTGCAGGTGGAAGTGGCCTGGTTCATCGCCCTTTCGGACTGCGGCTTCGCCGAGTTCAAGCCCCTCACCGGCGGCGCGCGCAAGTACCTGCTCGGGCTGGTCTCCAATTTCTCGGAGGCCGACGCGATCGCGATCAAGCAGATCGAAAAGACCACCAACCACGATGTGAAAGCGGTCGAATACTGGATCAAGTCCAAGTTCGAGGCCCGCCCCGAGCTGCTCGCCGCCTCCGAGTTCGTGCACTTCGCCTGCACCAGCGAGGACATCAACAACACCAGCCACGCGCTGCAGATCCAGGCGGCGCGCGAGAAGGTCGTGCTGCCCGCGATCGACGGCATCATCACGACGCTGCGCGAGATGGCGATCAAGTTCGCCGACGTGTCGATGCTTTCGCGCACGCACGGACAGACCGCCAGTCCGACCACGGTCGGCAAGGAACTCGCCAACGTCACCGTGCGCCTCGCCAAGGCGCGCGACCAGATCGCGGCGGTGAAGCTCCTGGGCAAGATGAACGGCGCGGTCGGCAACTACAACGCGCACATGGCGGCCTGGCCCGATTTCGACTGGGAAGGCTTCAGCCGCAAGGTGGTCGAGACGCCCGCCCCCCTGGGCCTGGGCCTGACTTTCCAGCCCTACAGCATCCAGATCGAGCCGCACGACTACATGGCCGAGTTCTTCGATGCGGTGGCGCGCCTGAACACGATCCTGGTCGACTTCTCGCGCGACATCTGGGGCTACGTCAGCCTCGGCTATTTCAAGCAGCGCCTGAAGAAGGGCGAGATCGGCTCTTCGACGATGCCGCACAAGGTCAACCCGATCGACTTCGAGAACGCGGAAGGCAACCTGGGTCTGGCGAACGCTTTGCTGCGCCACCTGAGCGAGAAGCTCCCGATCAGCCGCTGGCAGCGCGACCTGACCGACAGCACCGTGCTGCGCAACGTCGGCGTGGCGCTCGGCTATGCAACGCTGGCCTACGCGAGCCTCACGACCGGCCTCGGCAAGCTCGAGCTCAACGAGGAAGCCCTGGCGGAAGACCTCGACGCGTCGTGGGAAGTGCTGGCCGAGCCCATCCAGACCGTGATGCGCCGCTTCGGCGTGCAGGGCGCGTACGAGCAGCTCAAGGAAGTCACGCGCGGGAAGACGGTGACGGCGGAGGCACTTCATCAGCTCATCCGTTCGCTCGATATCCCGGAAGGCGAAAAGGAACGCCTGCTGGCGATGACCCCCGCCAGCTACACCGGCAAGGCTGCCGAACTGGCCCGGCGGGCATGA
- a CDS encoding YaeQ family protein, whose product MALKSTIFKANLAVADIDHGYYADHALTLARHPSETDERMMIRLAALALNAHKLQDVCGGDGTLAFGAGLSNPDEPDVWLRDFTGETRLWIEVGQPEDKPIVKACGKSEEVIVYAFNHAAEVWWRGIEGKLTRPQNLSVFRIPTAASQSLATLAQRSMQLQATIQEGVLMLGDSAHHVDIEPVRLK is encoded by the coding sequence ATGGCTCTTAAATCCACCATCTTCAAGGCGAACCTCGCCGTCGCGGACATCGATCACGGCTACTACGCGGATCACGCGCTGACGCTGGCGCGTCATCCGAGCGAGACCGACGAGCGGATGATGATCCGCCTGGCGGCGCTGGCGCTCAACGCGCACAAGCTGCAGGACGTGTGCGGCGGCGACGGCACGCTGGCCTTCGGCGCCGGGCTGTCGAATCCGGACGAGCCCGATGTCTGGCTGCGCGATTTCACCGGCGAGACCCGGCTCTGGATCGAAGTCGGGCAGCCGGAAGACAAGCCGATCGTGAAGGCCTGCGGCAAGTCCGAAGAAGTCATCGTCTACGCCTTCAACCATGCCGCCGAGGTCTGGTGGCGCGGCATCGAGGGCAAGCTGACGCGGCCGCAGAATCTGTCGGTGTTCCGCATCCCGACTGCCGCCTCTCAATCGCTGGCGACGCTCGCGCAGCGCTCGATGCAGTTGCAGGCCACGATCCAGGAAGGCGTGCTGATGCTCGGCGACAGCGCGCACCACGTCGACATCGAGCCGGTCAGGCTGAAGTAG
- a CDS encoding DUF3717 domain-containing protein, whose amino-acid sequence MAAIHITDIEAAINYWRDRKPSPDGITLAPELRALAEVYALMVFHHEDEVDEVGFPAKAWDAWLTWYQTTPDTPCIAICSTSQGDDECKGCGRSFDEVQHWPAMTPAEKRSTWRRITMQDSAWRFNRYAERAREAEHVRPEGEAAEPVSESSASGG is encoded by the coding sequence ATGGCCGCCATTCACATCACCGACATCGAGGCCGCCATCAACTACTGGCGCGACCGGAAGCCTTCGCCGGACGGCATCACGCTGGCGCCCGAGCTGCGGGCGCTCGCGGAGGTCTATGCGCTGATGGTCTTCCACCATGAAGACGAGGTCGACGAAGTGGGCTTCCCGGCCAAGGCCTGGGACGCCTGGCTGACCTGGTACCAGACCACACCGGACACGCCCTGCATCGCGATCTGCTCCACCAGCCAGGGCGACGACGAATGCAAGGGCTGCGGACGGAGCTTCGACGAAGTCCAGCATTGGCCCGCCATGACGCCGGCCGAGAAGCGCTCGACATGGCGCCGCATCACGATGCAGGACTCGGCCTGGCGCTTCAACCGCTATGCCGAGCGCGCCCGCGAGGCCGAACACGTCCGGCCGGAAGGCGAAGCCGCCGAGCCGGTCTCCGAAAGCTCTGCCAGCGGAGGCTGA